The genomic stretch AGGTCTGGAATGTTTCCTCCAGAATTAGAGATGTCAGGAAAAATATGGGTCTTATCGATAGTAAAAATATATTTGTGCCAAATGTGCCCTCGGACGGATATAAAAATTATGTAACAAATAAAAAGAATAAATATCATCTCATAACTCTAGGAGTTATTGGAGACCAGCTCGATTTTATCGGGATTTTTCACTCTATAATGGATTTGAAAACAAAATTTCCAGAGATTCTTCTTGCTATTGTTGGAAATGGACCTAAAGAAGAAGAATATAAACAATATGTAAAAATTAACGATCTGGAAAACAATGTGAAATTTTTAGGTTATTTAAGCCATAATCAGGCATTAGAAGAAATCTCGAAAAGCGGGATTGGTTTAGCTCTCTACAATGGTAATTGGAATTTCAATTATTATGGCGACTCTGTGAAATGTAGAGAGTATTTTAGTTTCGGATTACCTGTAATCACTACGGATTCACATTCAACAGTTGAGGAAATTAAAGAAAATCAAGCCGGGATAGTATGTAATATGAATAAGGAGGATTATGTAAAAGCTATATTGGAAATAATCAGTAATTATGAAAAATATTCCAGAAATTCATATTCTTTAAGCCAAAAATATGAAACTATACATAGCGGGATTTTAAAAAGCATGGATGATAAATGAAGGAAAAAGTTATCCAAAATCTTGGAATTATACTATTTTTTTTGATCCTGACGATAGGAATTTCATATCAAGTCTTACCTGATCATGGCGGTATCACTTATAACGATGGCGCTTATTTCTGGAATATAGACCAAAATTCTCTCAATACAATCACGACATACACATCAAATTATTTCGGGCTTGACCAATCCAATACTGTTTTTCTATATTTTCCAAAAGGAATTTCTATACTATTTCTAAAATTATTCGGGTTAAATGACAATTTGATATCATATTTATTATCGTTTGGTTTAATTTTCCTGTGTTCGCTTGTGTATTTCTACACATTTAAATATATTACAAATGATTTTTTTTATGGTTTGTTAGCTGGTCTATTTGTTGTATTAAATAATCTTTCAATTG from Candidatus Methanoperedens sp. encodes the following:
- a CDS encoding glycosyltransferase family 4 protein, with translation MIIITSHASLIDGHIYDAVTNNFIDILHKNKIDFIYIRHSIDGKLPSTIYNYHKGKNISRKNLVIFSKIAPLRYISEITSTFIYFLHKKYDVRICYIGVDPLNAFTGVLLKRVNKIDKVIFYTADYSRKRFSNKILNYLYHTVDRYCVKNVDEVWNVSSRIRDVRKNMGLIDSKNIFVPNVPSDGYKNYVTNKKNKYHLITLGVIGDQLDFIGIFHSIMDLKTKFPEILLAIVGNGPKEEEYKQYVKINDLENNVKFLGYLSHNQALEEISKSGIGLALYNGNWNFNYYGDSVKCREYFSFGLPVITTDSHSTVEEIKENQAGIVCNMNKEDYVKAILEIISNYEKYSRNSYSLSQKYETIHSGILKSMDDK